Below is a genomic region from Betta splendens chromosome 8, fBetSpl5.4, whole genome shotgun sequence.
attgttttattaatatgttttatttacttgTGGTAGCACAATTCTGAGGCGATATGGTCAAGTTACACTTTTCTACTGTATGGGTTTTGTTGAAGCTGAATTTATTACCTgtgcattttatatttatacGCATTTCTTTTGATTTTTGACACAAACACGCGTCCACCAGGCACAACTTCCCTTAATATCTTCCTCTTATGTTGCTCTTTTTGGCCAAAGTTCAGCAATTAAGGAAATAGCACTGATGTATCTGCATTCTGTGTAAGTCTCGAGCTTCTGCACTGGCGTCGCACTGGTTCTGTCTTTGACTTCTGCATCAGCTGTGAGTGAGATTGCTGTGCagataatgaaacaaaacaagtttGCTCTAGAGCAGCTTGTTAAACAGGTTTCTACCCTCttgagagaaagtgtgtgtcaGCCAACTGACACCAGAATCGCACAAGTTGGTAGAGAACAGGCACACATTTACATCTGTTTTGATGGAATGCAGACATATTTTTGGTTGTCAACATGAGAACGCACATGTAGATTAGACTCCCGCTCAGTGCAAATTAATTCACCAGTGGGACTTGTGAGTAGGAGAGCACTTGACACATATTGGTTAAAATTAACATGAGAGAATTTATGGTGACCTCAATTTCACTGCCTGTGATTGGCCTTCCACTTCCTACTTGTTGACAGGATTAACGCTTCTATTTGCTACCATTGCACAAGGACTTTGCAAGTATGCTATGCTATACAGATGTCTACACATTTGTAATGCATTGCATTTAAGAGTTTTCACACTATATGAAGCTCATCAGCTATTCTTAATGCATGTAGGTGAACCTGGGGTCAACCGTCGACCCCAAACTGATAGTCTTACTTCAACCTTAAACAGAGTGTTGTTAGATCGCACTATAGACACACTCATATTAGGTGACTCATTGTTTATCTAAGGCCGTGGTTATGCACAGGATGGGCCAGTGGCTATGTCCTTTGTGATAGTTGTTCAGTGTTGAAAGACAGATTTGCAAATTATCCGTGGTGACGTCACACTTCAACCATCAGCTGCTAGACGTAAACTTGTTGCTTCAGTCTATTTAACTGGCAAATTTTCTGCCATCATAATGTGCGTGTCTTTCAGTGCTCCGCGCACTTTCATCATGAAGCACATTGAGGATCTGTTCCCTGACTGCAGTGAGATGGAAGGGTGTGTGTTGCTCAAATGTCAGCCTATTGTTTGTAAATAAGCTAATCTTCATAACTGAAccatgacatgtttttttttagtctaTTGACATTGGAGTCATCCGTTTCCTGACATTACCTTGGACACCAAAGCAGGGCTTGACCATATTTGCGCTGTAGTTTGTAGCCGCCCCGACAAACACAGACCTGAATTTCAGCATTGGCAGGTCATGTAGGATTTGCTGCTTGACCTATCTTGCCGATGTGATTTGGGCCTCTGTTCTCACGTTTGTCTGGTTGGTCTGCATACTCCGCTTGGCAGAATTGAATCAAATTACTCCGGCTAAATAGTgggtatttgtgtgtttctctcattGGTAATGTGTTGTTATCTTGCTCAGGCTTGTGTTAAGGCAGACTAAAGGAATGTTTGCTGGGACATTGAAGTTGCACTAAATACATTACATAGATCAACATCTGTTGCCCATCACCATAACAAGCTGGTCAAATTGACTTTTCTCGTGACTGATACTTACGTAACCAACAACAGTAAAAATGACTTCATGCCATTCTAGTGCATCAGTGACATCGCCCTGACACTAGGCGTGTTTTACTTGTTGATACAGCTAAATGAACCTGAAACCTCATATCTGTTTTTAGTTATACAGTACCAGTGGTTTTCCTATGACAAGTCAAAATACTCACTAGAAAAAAAGGTGTTTGTACCATAGAAACTATTGTGATGTCCCTGCGGGGAATAAGGACAGCATATCTTGCACTGCAAGCTGGTCTGGGTGGAGACTGTTATCAGATCTGTAGCCAGTAGAAGATTTCAGTTGTCCTAAGGTCGAAGTTTTACAAGACTGTCAAGTTAAATAACTAAATGTGGCAGCGGTtagtctgtttctgtgttactTCACATGGCAGAAAAGACTTAAAAAAATGGACATGAATGTCCACCCATggcttgtttgcttgtttgtacCATAGCTGGCAACCCTGTGAGGAAGAATCCCAGACAGCAGAATGGCAGAGAGTGAAGAGAATTTCCACTAAGCAGATGGGTTTTGGTACAGCTTGAATAGGCTTCGCTTCGTATTGATGCCTCTCAGTACCCTCTGTGACAGACCGTGGTGTGGGAATGTGGCTAGCCATAATTATATGTTCGTTGCTACGCCATAGGCCCATGGGATCTACGCCACtaaaccacaaacacattttgtgTACATCATCCTCCTGTGAGAGTATACCCAACTGTAACCTCAGCGTTTCTCACGCCAGTTTTCCTCCGACGTGAGCCACGGCTCGCCggcgctgctctgtctgtcacagGCAGATGCTTtcgaggcaggcaggcagggggAGGGGAGTTGATGCTGTCTTTCTACCGCTAGCCTACTCTCCCTTGCTTTAGCTTTCGCTTGTGTTAGATGAAGGGGAGGCTCGCAGACTGATGCTCTTTGCTTGGACATTCATAATGCATGAACTGATACACAATCTGCTGAGCCTCGTCTATCATTTACAGCGCATCAATAATAGAGTCCTGGCCGCGCGCTTCTTTTCAGAATGCCACTGCTGTTTATCCGTTTCTGCCCATGAAGACTGACTGGTTCAATTATGCCCTCGTATTACGTCTCAGAAGCGGATTTCTGATTATCTTTGggagtgtttttttaaatacaccCATATCGCTGTAGTCTTATGACCTGGTAAGACGGTGTTTGACACGGCTGCAACTGGAGTGATGCATCAATACTGTAGCAGCTCTTGAAAAGGTTATCCTTGCTGTGATCTCTTTGTGGCATCGAACAGCCTTTCTCCATTTGCTTCAGTctgtcttttttccccccagcgTATAGTAGATTTGATCTTTATTTCCATCCCCGCCCTCATCCATGGCTCTCTATACTGTTCACAGCGTGGACGAATGCCTGGGTGCTTTTACATTATGTGCATGACACAGCACCAGCGCTGAATGGATTAGTGAGTTTTTGTTGACGTAAGGAATATCCAGAACGTTCCCTCATGTTTTACAAAGGGACCACAACCTACGAATGGCAGGCAGTGCGtagtctcttttttttcctcgtcCTGTAGCTGACACATTGCTTCCAGTCTGAAGCCAGCAGGCATGCTGTGCACCACCATAGCTCTCTCAGGCCTGTAGCTCTGGCAGTAGCGAGGAAAGTGGGAATGTAGGTTAGGGACACTAGCTGCTAGGATTGCTCCAGGAGGGGTTTTGGCGATTCTGTCAGATGTGGTGTTTGCAGAAAAGCATAAAGGACTTAAGACCTGGGAGGGTTGTGTAGAAAAACATGAGGAAGAGCTTGGTGTGAGGGCTGACTAAGCGTTCCTCAAGTCTGGTGacacagcaacaagcagacTGTCTGTAATAAAAAGTCCCCATTGGTTCATTCATCCCATGGTCCAAACCGTGGCTGGTTAAGAGGCATGAATTAACTCTGAAATTGAAGTGTATTGAAGTGTAAGTGTATTGAGACCGTGTCAAGCGATACGCCTGTGTCTAGTGTGTAAAAGTGCTATCATAACTGATATTTCCTGGTACTGAGTCAGCCTTCATTTATAGAAACACAAAAGTGACCAACTGAAACGTTTTAAATCTGTAGTCAGGCTTAAAAAATAGATAAAATGGGAAAAAACAAAGGggaaagtattttttttatttaagttaaaACTAAATGTTCCTTTTAAGACATGAAGGGACATTTTTTAGTTCACATTGTGTTGTTTGGTTCTCTAGGGTTTTTGTCCTCTAGAGTTATTGTAACTGTTGATATACCAGAATGGAAATAAAACGTGTTTAAAGCAGCCTGGTAGATTTGTCATTAATAAGCTCTGGGGTTTCTTCATAGATCTTCTCAAGGTGTAGGCATTggaattgtaaataaaaaacgTAGAGTATTGTAGTGTACAcatctgtaaataataataataataataataataataataataatcttgaTTCTAATACATTTCTATCTGGTCCCACACAACAGCGAGAGTGATCATCCATGAATTTATCTCTAATGATCAGGAAAAATTACTTTGTCACATTTGATTTGTTGAGGCGTGAAATTCTTTTCGCCCATCAATTTACCAGAAGCCATGCTGGCGGAAAATGGACACGAAGTACCGGTATAATGAGCCATTGGACATTCTCTATGTCACTGTTTTCCTTTGCTTTCTTTGTCCTCAGTTGGTCCTGTTTTGCTCAGCATGTCAACCTATGTGTTGTTGCCTTTTTTTATCCCTTTTCACAATGTTTACTGTTCTCCCGTCTCTCAGGGACTTTCTTCCACGTGGATCAGGCATTGTCACCCGCAGACCTCTGATTTTGCAGCTGGTGAACAATAAAGCAGGTGAGTGTGTCTGTCCCATGCAAAGCCGCATCCCTGTCATCTTTTATATTTGGCCTGCATACGGCCTCTCAGCCACAGTGCCTCAAGCTGGGCCCACATTATGGTATTTGCTGGTGTCATCCATTTAATTTATTGGTATTGTTCTCTGTCTCTACCTTGctgtcttcttctctctttctttttttgtaccTTTTACTTTCACTTCTCAATTTCTTTCTGTCTATTAACTTTTTCTGCATATGAAGAATATGCCGAATTTCTACACTGCAAAGGAAAGAAATTTGTGGATTTTGATGAGGTGCGGTCTGAAATCGAAGCGGAGACCGACAGGATAACAGGCTCCAACAAAGGCATCTCTCCCATCCCAATAAACCTGAGAGTCTACTCCCCAAATGGTAATTCACAAGTTTAATCGTCAGATGTTGTCAGATTTGTCCTCTTTGGTTTAGTCTGTACAATGATGAAATACAACGGAATAAATCTGTCAAGCATTAGAGGTTTGTGTCTCGTGCTGACACACAGAACACAAGCAAATAATATTTCACATCTGGTTATTTAATTCATACATTTGTAAATAATGTGATTTATTGTGTATGTAATAGACGCTATGTTGTAGACACACAAAACATGTCGACTGGTGATTGATAATTTTTGTGCCAAAACCTTATTTGTTCCTGTTAATGTCATACAAGTGCTGAACCTGACCTTGATTGACCTCCCGGGAATGACTAAAGTCGCTGTTGGAGATCAGCCACAAGACATTGAGCACCAGATCAGGGACATGTTGCTGCAGTTCATCACCAAGGAAAGCTGTCTGATCTTGGCCGTCACCCCTGCCAACACTGACCTGGCCAACTCGGATGCTCTGAAGATTGCCAAGGAGGTGGACCCGCAGGGTGAGCGTACAGCTTTCTGGTAGCTCAGATGTCAAACACCTGGCAAATACTACACACAGAGTATTGACACTAAATTAAAACGGAATTAAATGGGTTCCAAACAACGCCTATTACGGAGAAGAGAAATAGATAAATAACCAGGAAGGCTAAGAAAAGTTTAAAGACCACTACAGTATTATTGTCCATATTCGTCTGTTTTATTCTTACACTTTACTTTTTGTGCAGGTCTGCGTACAATTGGTGTGATAACAAAACTGGACCTGATGGATGAAGGGACGGATGCAAAGGATATCCTCGAAAATAAACTGCTGCCACTGCGTAGAGGTGGGGATTATGTTTACACCAGCACAAAACCACGACAGGGTTTAATTTTGACTTTCCAGCGACTGACGTTGAGCGTTGTGTGTAGGCTACATCGGTGTGGTGAACCGCAGTCAGAAAGACATCGATGGCAAAAAGGACATTCGCGCTGCCCTGGGTGCAGAGAGGAAGTTCTTCCTGTCCCACCCTGCTTACAGACACATGGCAGAACGCATGGGTACCCCACATCTACAAAAGGCACTCAACCAGGTTCGTCAGTTCTTAACCCTGTAAAATGTAACTGACCCACTGTCATTAGACCTGGTAATAGTAGTGATTCTGTTTGTCACTAGCAACTGACCAACCACATTAGAGACACCTTGCCAGGACTGCGCAGCAAGCTGCAGAGTCAGCTCCTCTCGCTGGAAAAAGAAGTGGAAGAGTATAAGAACTTCCGTCCAGATGACCCAACCCGCAAAACCAAAGCCTTATTGCAGTGGGTGCATGTGCTCCTTTATTACAAAACGTCATATGTTGTAATCGGGGTGAGATGATGTAATGGACAGTATTCTTTAATCAAATTGTTCTTTTTGTGGACCTTTTATTAGGATGGTGCAGCAGTTCGGTGTGGACTTTGAGAAGCGCATCGAGGGCTCCGGGGATCAGGTGGACACCAATGAGCTTTCAGGCGGCGCCAAGATAAATCGAATCTTCCACGAACGCTTTCCCTTCGAGCTGGTTAAGGTTAGTGTGCCACCAGGAGCTGTGGTGGCGAATTACTGATTTAGGTGGGAGTCTTCACAAAAACGTAAGTGCTCCTAAGCATCATTTTCACCTCTGTCTTCCAGATTGTTTTTGATGAGAAGGAGCTCAGGCGAGAAATCAGTCACGCAATCAAGAATGTCCACGGTGTCAGGCAAGTGACCAGAAATCTACCTGACATCCAAAGTAACCACCCACTGAGCTTAATATGTGTTTATGCTGTTTCCACTTGAACCACTTTTGTGGCCAcatgctttgcttttcttccttcATCAATGCTTTTTATTCTTCTCTGTCATTCACGTTTTTATAATCAAAGCCCTGCTATTACAGGCTACAAGAGGTGTATTCAGAACGTGATTTCTGCTGTACGTGAAATGTGTTTCCTCTATTCTACTTTCCTTCACCAATCCCCTTATCTCCTGCAACGCCGCCTactcattttctgtttctgtctgcttAAACCTTCAATTATTATGAGgttttgtgtgtctttgaacACTGCATTTTATGTTGTCATGTGTTTCTCGCTgattctgtcctgtctgtcatATCATTTGtagttttatgtttaattacacTGACACTTGattgacttttatttttgtctcaTTCTTTCCCATGGTGTTTAACCTCAGTCACCTGTTCATCATTTTTTTGGCCTCTGTGTTAACTGTTCCATCTGTCTGCCATTGTGCGTCTGTTTCTTTGTGAATCCTCAGAACGGGCCTGTTCACTCCAGACCTGGCGTTTGAGGCCATCGTGAAAAAGCAGATCGTTAAGCTGAAAACACCCTGTCTCAAATGTGTCGATTTGGTCATTCAGGAGCTCATCAACACATTCAGACAGTGCAGCAACAAGGTACTGCGGGTGTCCAGCATCTCCCGACCCAGCCGAGACATAGGGCATGGGCGACCGTGGGTGTGGCAGAGCGTGTACTGGCACAGAACATTAGTTAATAGTTTCCTGCCATGTCTGGATTAGTTATTAAAATAGTTTGTGTTAACATAGAAAAGTTCTGTGCAGTTTCCCTCTACTTAGCCCGGCCCAGTGAGCCCTTTGTGCAGGCAGCGCTGTCGTGTTGTGGAGTGTTTTGACGGCTGACGTGTCCTCGTGGAATACGAGATGTTTCGGGGACTGTCTGAGCATCTCTGGTCTCTTCTGGACAAGCTGCAACTTTCACAGCCTGGTGCACACTGCCAGCAAAACATTGGTTGTCTGCAGACTAGAATGTGGCTTTGATTTAAAGGTGATGTCTGCAGGGGAACTGGCTATATAAGGATTTGGATGTGAAAAACCTTGTGGCTTGTCCTCACTACTTGATCTGCCTGTATACAACTCGAAAAAACTAACTAAACagttattttgtcttttatttctcctttcctcttcctgtctgtcttttgtttctcttttcttaATGTCTCCCTGTCCTTCTCTCTTCACCACTGAACCCAAATGTAAACTGATCCCGTGGCCTTTCAGAACAGGGCTCTTCACCCCTGACCTGGCCTTCGAGGCGATAGTAAAAAAGCAGATTCTCAAACTCAAAGAGCCCAGCCTCAAGTGTGTGGACCTTGTGGTGTCTGAGCTCACAGCACTCGTCATGAAGTGTGCAGTTAAGGTAACCAGGGACACACTGGCAGGCAGGATGCCATAAAAAGACATTTCTTACTATGTAAATGTGTATTTCTGTCATCCATATACAATGTTCCACCCAGTAAAGTTGGGTAGATCCCAATCGCTTGCTGTTGAAACATCCATAACCTGCCCTTACCCACTCCACTTCAGCCATCAATTTGTTCATGTCTGAGATTTCAAACATACATTCAACCTGCTCTATCCAGGTCCCACATGCTGTCTGAGCCTTAGCATCGGCTGCTAAATGAATGTCTTTTTCTGCTCGTTTCTATGGCTTCCTTAATCGCTGCCAACCTCAATACGCTGTCAGTTCGGGCAGTTTGGTGGAACCTTACTTCGCTCTCTTGCTAGCCCACGTGGTAGAGTGGCTTTCTGCTATCTGCTAAACCAGAAGGAAGGAGAGTGTAGGGtgtatacaaatatacaaattgTCCATGTCCTCTGTGGGCACAGCGGCAGCTTGAATTGagtgtttccatagcaacagtACTCCAGCGCCATCTTGTGGACCAAGGGCTGCACTTCACTCATTTAAATGTTGAAGCAAACATTCATTGTTCTGCTTTGTCTCAAAGGTTCACTTCTGTTTCACCCCGTGCTGTCACTTTTCCATTCCCACTAACATTTAGTAATATCCAAACTGTACCATCGACCAGGGATGATGTTTTCAAACTATTGCTGTGTCAAACTAAAAAAGATTGTAAAGTTATTATTCCAAAGACTGAAACAATGAACATGTTTCTACAAAAGTCATCCCTGGACGGTAGTGAATGCCCCCATCACCTTGTAGAGCAGACTGTCActttaattaaatctgtttgtgtgcatgtgtgttggaCTGTGGTTGCCTGAATTTGTCAGACACAGAAATGTCACTTGACTGTCTCTTTCccctttctttgttttctacttaTTCTCACTTCTCACACCTGTTTCTCTATGTTACTGGTAAGTCCTATTAAACTTAAGGTCacgtgtaagtgtgtgtgtgtgtgtgtgtgtgtgtgtttgtgtctatgtGTACATGTCTCAGTTCGGTGCTGCAGTTGTGTGCTCTTTCCTTTCAGCTCAATTCTTACCCCAGACTGAGAGAGGAGACTGAGAGGATTGTCACCACCCATgtcagagaaagagaagggaagACCAAAGACCAGGTCAGCCACTGGTTGATCAAATAGAGAAGTAACACCTTGTGTGTTGTATTAATATACAAAATGTAGAACTTGAATACATCCTGCCAGGATTAAAGTTTACCGTCAGTTGCAGTCAAGTCACGTAAGACCTGCACATTAAAGGCTGTAAAATTGATTGTTTTACTGCCTGGGGTTAAAAGCAgtacatttaatttttaatcaggTTTCCTATAAACTCGGATTTTGAAAGTTGTCAAACTTGAGAAAATGTAACTCTAATTTAGGGCAGTTCAAATATTTTTCTGGTTACCTTTTGTAGTTAGTCATTATCATAATCATGTCACAGCTCtacaaaattaaacaaaaatcaaTTGGTTGTGTAATAGTATTCTCTTCTGGGCATTATCAATTATTATCAATAGAAACCACAAGTAATAATAGTTTTCTGTTGAGTAGCTGCTTTCTCAGGGAGTGACAGATGAGTTGAGCTTAGTTCAAAGATGGAAATATTTGATTAGAATTATAAGAATAAATCTAATTCCCATCGACTTTGACACAAGATTGTACACCAGAGCCtaatctattcatattttgtgtAGTCTGTTCTTGTTTAGTTTAATTCTAACAATGATGTTCTGCTTTTAAGGTTCTGCTCCTGATTGACATTGAGCTGTCCTACATCAACACCAACCATGAGGACTTCATAGGGTTTGCTAAGTAGGTACCTGCGGCATCCCTAGCCCAACTACAACTACAGCTTGTTGCTGGCGGCCCCAGAATTAGCGCAGACGTTGTGATTGTGATTAACTACGTGCCGCTTGTGAGTGAGCATTCAGAAACGTTGTGAATGCACCCTGTAACTTTAAGAAGTCAATTCATGGGGAACACTGTTGCCACATTAACTGCTAAGAATCATCCCTACTTCACAGCTACTGAATCAAGGTGTTGCTTATAATTGGCTACGTATTGAAAAATGTGTTGCATTACTGTGACGTAGGTTGTCGATCGGTGATCCTGCCCCAACGGAGCATGTGAATGCCACAGTGACCAAGGTTGCGTTTGCTGTATACCTCTCCCTCCTGCATGCAGCAGtaacccccccaacacacacacacacacacacacacacacacacacacacacacacacacacacacacacacacacacacacacacacacactttactgtcTGCTGCAGGGTTTTACTTCTACCGGAATGGACGGTTGATGCATTGTCATAGTTGTGATGGTGTGCAATGGAAACTCATGTGCAACCTGCAAAGCACCCATAGGTTTTTGTGGTATATGCCCAAGCAGTGTAGAGTCAAGGGTTGAGATCTCACGGTTTCTTAAGTAGCTGGTACAGTAGCATGTTGTGAGAAGCGTGTGTCCTCTGTTGGAGTTGTGTCCCTGACTGTGTAACATAGCGGCCCccccgtgtgcgtgtgtgaaggCATATGCATAGCCTCTGCATGGCGAGTGGATTACAGTAATGTACCAGAGGTACGGCAGGGCTGTTTAACGGTTCTCATGACGTCACTTTCAGTCTTGACTACAGAAGGCTGGATGACGGTAGCCCCCCAGGGTACGGCAACAACAGGTGGGCTGACAAGCAGAATGTAGGGATGTAGGGTAGGGTGTACAGTCTACCCACTCTCACATTCATGTGTGTAGTATGATAATAACCTTCAAAGATTTGCTTACTTTACCGCAaatttgtacttttattttgaaaaaagttGCCATGTGAATATTAGTGTGTCCGTATGTGTGGTGTGATGTCATCATTTATGGTCTTTTCTGTCCACCTGTGTGACAGTGCCCAGCAGAGGAGCACGGCTGTAAACAAGAAGAGGGCCGTGCCCAACCAGGTACGTTTTATCACTTCTCTCTGGCCTTTTCACCAATCCCAAATTTAGTCACTCTTGACTGATGCATCGTATTAGCAAGCTATTAATCAACCCTGTGAATATATGTGACTACAGCAGTGATTTAGCCCACAACCATTAATCTGTCCCGACCTATCTACCTGTTAATGATACCTATCGTTTACCCAGTCCCGGTCTCTTCTAATTCTGATATTGATTGGCTGGTGTGTGTCCACGCTGTTTTCAAGCTAGTACCTGTAGTTTCCTGACACATTCAGAATGATCGTCATTCAACTTTGATGACCTCTAATGTGCGTTCATCAGACATCGAGCTATGATTATATTGCTGCCAATAAGCATTGAAGATTGCAGTTTCAGTGAGGGGAGAGGTAATGAACTTCTAGAACTCTGCTTCCCTGCATTTCAGAAACAAACTCTTATTTCCACAGCTTTTATTAATTTGTCATTTTGCATGCGAATGAGGCATGCAAAGCAACAGTTAATCCTGGAATAATTGATTGTTtggctttgtttcttttttttattaacgcACCAGTATCTGTTGTTTGATTGAAATACAGAATGTGCATGGACCTCG
It encodes:
- the dnm2a gene encoding dynamin-3 isoform X3 translates to MGNRGMEDLIPLINKLQDAFSSIGQSCNLDLPQIAVVGGQSAGKSSVLENFVGRDFLPRGSGIVTRRPLILQLVNNKAEYAEFLHCKGKKFVDFDEVRSEIEAETDRITGSNKGISPIPINLRVYSPNVLNLTLIDLPGMTKVAVGDQPQDIEHQIRDMLLQFITKESCLILAVTPANTDLANSDALKIAKEVDPQGLRTIGVITKLDLMDEGTDAKDILENKLLPLRRGYIGVVNRSQKDIDGKKDIRAALGAERKFFLSHPAYRHMAERMGTPHLQKALNQQLTNHIRDTLPGLRSKLQSQLLSLEKEVEEYKNFRPDDPTRKTKALLQMVQQFGVDFEKRIEGSGDQVDTNELSGGAKINRIFHERFPFELVKIVFDEKELRREISHAIKNVHGVRTGLFTPDLAFEAIVKKQIVKLKTPCLKCVDLVIQELINTFRQCSNKLNSYPRLREETERIVTTHVREREGKTKDQVLLLIDIELSYINTNHEDFIGFANLDYRRLDDGSPPGYGNNSAQQRSTAVNKKRAVPNQVIRKGWLTLNISIMKGGSKEYWFVLTAESLSWYKDEEEKEKKYMLPLDNLKIRDVEKGFMSTKHTFAIFNTEQRNVYKDLRQIELACESQDDVDSWKASFLRAGVYPEKDQVENEEAAPADTFSMDPQLERQVETIRNLVDSYIGIINKSIRDLVPKTIMHLMINSSKDFIHSELLAYLYSSGDQNSLMEESADQAQRRDEMLRMYHALKEALTIIGDISTNTISTPVPPPVNDSWIPEVSPTPQRRPAPASTAPPTRPPAVRGPTPGPPMNPSPAFGAPLNPSPAFGAPPIPSRPGPPTNAFNNFQDPFSAPPQIPSRPNRIPPGVPSRRPPGAPSHRPTIIRPAEPSLLD
- the dnm2a gene encoding dynamin-3 isoform X5, with protein sequence MGNRGMEDLIPLINKLQDAFSSIGQSCNLDLPQIAVVGGQSAGKSSVLENFVGRDFLPRGSGIVTRRPLILQLVNNKAEYAEFLHCKGKKFVDFDEVRSEIEAETDRITGSNKGISPIPINLRVYSPNVLNLTLIDLPGMTKVAVGDQPQDIEHQIRDMLLQFITKESCLILAVTPANTDLANSDALKIAKEVDPQGLRTIGVITKLDLMDEGTDAKDILENKLLPLRRGYIGVVNRSQKDIDGKKDIRAALGAERKFFLSHPAYRHMAERMGTPHLQKALNQQLTNHIRDTLPGLRSKLQSQLLSLEKEVEEYKNFRPDDPTRKTKALLQMVQQFGVDFEKRIEGSGDQVDTNELSGGAKINRIFHERFPFELVKIVFDEKELRREISHAIKNVHGVRTGLFTPDLAFEAIVKKQIVKLKTPCLKCVDLVIQELINTFRQCSNKLNSYPRLREETERIVTTHVREREGKTKDQVLLLIDIELSYINTNHEDFIGFANAQQRSTAVNKKRAVPNQGEILVIRKGWLTLNISIMKGGSKEYWFVLTAESLSWYKDEEEKEKKYMLPLDNLKIRDVEKGFMSTKHTFAIFNTEQRNVYKDLRQIELACESQDDVDSWKASFLRAGVYPEKDQVENEEAAPADTFSMDPQLERQVETIRNLVDSYIGIINKSIRDLVPKTIMHLMINSSKDFIHSELLAYLYSSGDQNSLMEESADQAQRRDEMLRMYHALKEALTIIGDISTNTISTPVPPPVNDSWIPEVSPTPQRRPAPASTAPPTRPPAVRGPTPGPPMNPSPAFGAPLNPSPAFGAPPIPSRPGPPTNAFNNFQDPFSAPPQIPSRPNRIPPGVPSRRPPGAPSHRPTIIRPAEPSLLD
- the dnm2a gene encoding dynamin-3 isoform X7, with product MGNRGMEDLIPLINKLQDAFSSIGQSCNLDLPQIAVVGGQSAGKSSVLENFVGRDFLPRGSGIVTRRPLILQLVNNKAEYAEFLHCKGKKFVDFDEVRSEIEAETDRITGSNKGISPIPINLRVYSPNVLNLTLIDLPGMTKVAVGDQPQDIEHQIRDMLLQFITKESCLILAVTPANTDLANSDALKIAKEVDPQGLRTIGVITKLDLMDEGTDAKDILENKLLPLRRGYIGVVNRSQKDIDGKKDIRAALGAERKFFLSHPAYRHMAERMGTPHLQKALNQQLTNHIRDTLPGLRSKLQSQLLSLEKEVEEYKNFRPDDPTRKTKALLQMVQQFGVDFEKRIEGSGDQVDTNELSGGAKINRIFHERFPFELVKIVFDEKELRREISHAIKNVHGVRTGLFTPDLAFEAIVKKQIVKLKTPCLKCVDLVIQELINTFRQCSNKLNSYPRLREETERIVTTHVREREGKTKDQVLLLIDIELSYINTNHEDFIGFANAQQRSTAVNKKRAVPNQVIRKGWLTLNISIMKGGSKEYWFVLTAESLSWYKDEEEKEKKYMLPLDNLKIRDVEKGFMSTKHTFAIFNTEQRNVYKDLRQIELACESQDDVDSWKASFLRAGVYPEKDQVENEEAAPADTFSMDPQLERQVETIRNLVDSYIGIINKSIRDLVPKTIMHLMINSSKDFIHSELLAYLYSSGDQNSLMEESADQAQRRDEMLRMYHALKEALTIIGDISTNTISTPVPPPVNDSWIPEVSPTPQRRPAPASTAPPTRPPAVRGPTPGPPMNPSPAFGAPLNPSPAFGAPPIPSRPGPPTNAFNNFQDPFSAPPQIPSRPNRIPPGVPSRRPPGAPSHRPTIIRPAEPSLLD
- the dnm2a gene encoding dynamin-3 isoform X9, whose product is MGNRGMEDLIPLINKLQDAFSSIGQSCNLDLPQIAVVGGQSAGKSSVLENFVGRDFLPRGSGIVTRRPLILQLVNNKAEYAEFLHCKGKKFVDFDEVRSEIEAETDRITGSNKGISPIPINLRVYSPNVLNLTLIDLPGMTKVAVGDQPQDIEHQIRDMLLQFITKESCLILAVTPANTDLANSDALKIAKEVDPQGLRTIGVITKLDLMDEGTDAKDILENKLLPLRRGYIGVVNRSQKDIDGKKDIRAALGAERKFFLSHPAYRHMAERMGTPHLQKALNQQLTNHIRDTLPGLRSKLQSQLLSLEKEVEEYKNFRPDDPTRKTKALLQMVQQFGVDFEKRIEGSGDQVDTNELSGGAKINRIFHERFPFELVKIVFDEKELRREISHAIKNVHGVRTGLFTPDLAFEAIVKKQIVKLKTPCLKCVDLVIQELINTFRQCSNKLNSYPRLREETERIVTTHVREREGKTKDQVLLLIDIELSYINTNHEDFIGFANAQQRSTAVNKKRAVPNQVIRKGWLTLNISIMKGGSKEYWFVLTAESLSWYKDEEEKEKKYMLPLDNLKIRDVEKGFMSTKHTFAIFNTEQRNVYKDLRQIELACESQDDVDSWKASFLRAGVYPEKDQVENEEAAPADTFSMDPQLERQVETIRNLVDSYIGIINKSIRDLVPKTIMHLMINSSKDFIHSELLAYLYSSGDQNSLMEESADQAQRRDEMLRMYHALKEALTIIGDISTNTISTPVPPPVNDSWIPEVR